The window GAGTTTCAGAGAAATTAAAAGAAACAGGTTTTTTTCCTGTTCAAGAAATCGAGGTCAAAGCAGAGTCAGACCCAAACGAAGATGAACTTCTTAAAGTCCAAGATGTAATGGACATCTTAAAGGTCAAAAAGGGAGCTATTTATGATTGGAGAAAAAAGGGGATTCTTGTCCCTGACAGTTACGTAGGTCGTTCTCCTCGTTACAAGAGAAGTACCATAAACGATTATGTAAACACTAAAACTCCAATGATATGATTGACTATTTTAAAGGTAGGTTTACCTACAAAAATGAACTAGAAGAACTACTGAGGGCTAACAAATCTCTTGATTTAAATCAGAAATTTAAAGTAAACGATTCCAGTATAGAGTACCCTTTAAAAACTAATATTCAAAATTTAAGTATAAAAGTTTATGATGGGTATGCCTCAATAGAGCACTCACTACATACGTTTTTTAATAAAACTATTGGAGATGGAGTTGAAAACTCAAATGACTTTAGTTTCTGTGATTTACAAGCTAGTCTTGATAGGCTAGAAGAAACACTAGGTTATGACTTAGGGGATATAAGTTTAAATGTTCTGGAATTTGGATTAAATATAGATTTAGGAATTAATCCATCCCTGTTTTTAGAACGTTACGTTTTAATGCATAAGTTGAAAACCCCTTGCTATGATCCTAAGAATAACAAAAAAATGCGAATTAAAAAATTCACTTATGAAGAGTATGAGATTAAGATTTATGACAAATCACTACAGTTTGCAGGACTAATAAATAATCCTAATATTCTAAGGGTTGAAGTGAAGTATAAGACTAAAAAGCAACTTAATCGTTTAGGTATTTATAACCTTAATGACCTAAGAAGGTTTGATTGTATTCGTGTTTTATATCATGATTACTTAAATAAACTTAGTCACTTAAACATTGTAGATCGTTATGATGGAAATAGGCTAATGACTAAAAAACAATCAAATGAAATTTTGACTTATACACATCCGTCTTATTGGATTGATACTAGAGGTAATTTCAGTGCAAGTACTTTTCAAAAAAGGAAAGAAAAGTTTTCTAAACTTGTCAAAAAATTCAATTTAGATAGTTGGAAAAGTGAACTGTTTAAATTTATAAAAAGTAAGTTTACCCATTTGAGCTATTCCGATTGTGAAACTTATGATTCTGCTCCATTCCTTATGAATGATGAGTACTACTATTCCGATAATGTATTAATAGGATAAATGATATTATTATGCCAAAGGAATTAAAGCAATCCCTACTAGAAATTGAAGGGGTCATCAGAGTTGAATCGTATAAAGGGTTTAATGATAAAGGAACGATTAAATGTAAATGTTCCAATTGCGAAGTAAAAATCGATTATGGACACAATTACATTTTAAAAGATGAATCGAAAATTATGATATGTTATTATTGTAATAAGAAGGTTCACAATGAGAATGCATCAAATTTGAAATTTAAAAAAAATCTAAGTTGATGAAATATTTAAGATAGGAGAGGATAGTCGAAAGAGTGTCCTCTTTTTTATTGCTCAATTTTTTGTAGATTTTTATAAATAGCCTTTTTCAAGTATTGAGTTGAATTAACTTCTCTACCATAGTAAATAAGTATTGTACTAAAATCTTTATTTAAAGCTAATGTGTTGTCCCACCCATCTGTGAATACATAAAGGTCATTCTTAATTCCTTCAAATCTTAAAAAGCCACCTATTGCAATTGCACTATCGTTTCTTTTGTATTTGATTAGGTTCTTTGAAAAAGATATGTATGATGTTCCGTTCAAAGTGTTTAATTGCTCAAAATCCCCTGTATTGCTGTTATATTGAAAGTCCTTAATTTGACCAACGGAATAGACACCATTAACAATTTCATTTGGGCTTGATAAGTACCATTTAGATATTTCCTCAACATTTAAGATAATCTCTTTTAATTTTCTTTCATTGTTTTGCAGTTTTTTTATTAGCTCCTCAACTTGTTTAAAAGGCACATTATCTGGGTATTGGTCAATTATTAATTGCGGATTTAAAATCTCGATTTGTTTTCTATGAAGTTTAGATTCTTTGTAGTAGCCTTGGAATTGTTTTATGTATTCTAAACAGTTATCATAATATTCAAAACTATGATTGCGAACCTCTATTATTTTTTTACTATAATAATCATAGAGTTTCTGTTGTTGATTTCTATACTGCTGTTGCTTTTGTTGCATACTCGCAGATAATAAATCAAAGTCGTAAACTTCAATAGGATCGCCATATTTTCTAGGTGTGTATTGAGTAAAGTTATCAGAGTTTGACTTTTGGGAGTTTTTACCATCAAGAAAGCCTCTTTGGTATCCATCCTCATAGCTGTTGCTAGATTCGTTAATAGTTGGTAACGGGGATATAGGTGGGATGGGTGCAATGCATCCATAAATCTGGTAACAATGACCTTTTTTGTATCCTGTTTGATAACCATTTGAGAATGATGATTGTGCGATACTTATAAAGCTAGTTAATAGAATAAGTGAAAAAACTAAATTGTATTTGATATTTAAACTCATAATCACTTATTTCTTTTTACCCATGAAACTTCCCCAAACAAATAGCGCAAAAACGAATAAAACCAAAAGGACTATAAATCTCAATATTCCATAACTACTGGAAGAATTAGTGCCTTCATCAAAAGCGTGTTGAGCGTCCCACTGAGTAGAAGAGCCACCTTGTATTATATTGTTTAACATTAAAAATTTCATTGTAGTTGACATGTATGCTTACCCTTTGTGCTAAGATAAGGAGTAAAATTGACTTGTATGTCAACTCAGGATCAAGAACCTATTGAAATAAGTCAAAGCCAAAGAATAGCTTTTCAAAAAGCCTTTGGAAAAAGGTTAGCAGAGCTGAGAAAAGCAAGTGGTTTATCTCAACTTGATCTCGCATCTCTTATTAATGTTGAAAAGACTTCTATATCAAGAATAGAAAATGGTAGAGTCAATTTTACATTTTATACAGCAACTAGGTTAGCTTTAGCTCTAAACGTTGAGTTGTCTTCTCTTTTTAGTTTTTCTTTAAAATAAGGAAAGAGAGGTGTCTCTCAAACATTGGGTTAAATCCCTTTCCCTAGCTTTTTAATTCAAATAGGTAAACAACTAGTCACAACCTATCACTAAAATGAAAATTTGTCTCCTAAAAAAATATATCTTTGATGAATGGAAAAAGATGACAAAAAACTATCACTTAGCTTAAAGCAAGTTCAATTGATAATGTCATATCCGATCTACTTTCAGCATACTATTACGCAAGCTGCTTTGTTAGGAGAGTCAATTGAAGAGGTTGCAGAAGAGCTAGAAAAGGATTGGGCGTGTTTTACATGAAACTAAAAATAAACCTTTAAGATGTAGGATAAAACCGAATTAATGTATCATCTTTTTGTAAATGATAGTTTTTGATAAGCTTGGCTTCTTTAAGTTTTTTTGCAAGTGAAAGAAGTGGGGCTGTATTAGTAAATTTTTGTCTTTTGGTAGGCTCAAAGATGTTATTATGTCTTAAAGAGATGGAACTCAACAAATGTTGAATTTCTGAATTGCTTAGTTTCTGAAAATGATTATTAAGAATATTAACTTTTTCACTAGGCTTAATTTGTGTTTTATAAAAAACACTACTTAGCTCATCGTAAGTTAAATCATCTCTGTTAAATTTATTTGTTATTTTTCCTAAGGCAATAGAAATGGTATCACTTTCGGTAACTCTTTCTCTATTATATTTTTTAATTAATTGCTCTTTCATTAAATCGTCTACACTTTCCGAAAGTATAAGTCTGTCAACTTGCGCATTGTCTAAAGTCAATTCTTCTTTTGATAAAGAAAGTAGGATTTCTGAATTATTGTGTTCTAAAAATAAATTATCAAGACCTTGAAAAGAATCCTCAATTGAAGTAAGATTTTCTTCTGTTAATGATAGATTGTTGTTAATTATTAAAAACTTTACTTTTTCCTCATCTAAGTCGCTTATGTCGATATTTTTCCATCTTCTATAGGCTAACGGCAACAGCTCCATATATATTGAATAGGGAATTTCATTCAATTTGTTACACTTGATAAGTGACATGCTGAACGATTTTAGTTTTTTGTCTTCAATACTAATTAAACCATCATCTATTTTTTTTCCTTTAAGGCTTGTAAACACGCTTTCTCGATTTAAATACTCAATCAGTTCCTCATCTATTTCTTCATTAAGTTTTAAGTAAATCTCAATTATATTCTGCCAAGAATCACTTACCTTTTCATTCTTCATTAATATTTTACTGATTGATAGGTCTTCAATGTCCTTAATGTTATTGATTTTCGCCTTTTGCTTTGAGATTATTTTTGCTTTATTATCAATTTTGATATTAGAGTTGTTCAGTAAACGTAGAATCGAAATTTCACTTTCTTCTTTATTTTCTGTAATTCGTAATAACACAGATTCAACATACATGTTGATGTTTTTTTCTACATATTCTTTTAAAAACTTACAGTCGCTTTTTAAGATTGTAGTGTAATTAGCTTTGTCAAGTAAATTAATATCATTAGGTTCTAGTTCGGAATTATAAGCGACAAGTATTTCTCTGATATTTGTAGCAGATATTACATAGTGACAATTCTCGTAGATGTAATCATATAATGAAACATTTCGCTCATTTTTCTCTATCAGTTTTGAAAACTTAATTCCTAGTAATTGAATTAAAACCGCAAGTTTTTGAGCTTGATCTTGTTTAGAAAAAAGGTTGATGACTTTACTGTTTTCTGCTAAATAACTTTTAAACCTTTTGTTTTCTTTATTATTGGAAAAATCAGTAGGTTCTGAATGTTGTACAACTAACTTTATGTACTCATCAATTTGTTGTTGAGCAGTTGTGTTATTAGAAAGTAATGGATTCCATAATACACCTGTAAAGGTTGAAAGGATTTGAACTAATTCTGGAATTGAACCTGACGTCCTAGCTTTAGATTCTTCATTTGGATTTGTGTAAAACTGTATGTATCCGTCAACAAATTTAAAAATGTCTCTCTCTTCCTTAGTTCCAGACTTAACTGAACATAACTGTTGAATCAATGTGTTTTTTTTATCTTCAAATTCATCGCTCCACATGAGACTATACCCTAAAATATGATAATTAAGTATTTCTTTCCTTGAAAAATATCTATGAGGTATTTCTTTGATTACTTCACTCGGATCAGATAAAAAGTAATCGTAATTGCTCATTTGACCACTTTTAATTTTCTTAATGTAATTCTTATCAGTAAGAGTTAGTTTTGCTTCATGAAATAACGTTATGTATTCATTATAATTTTCGTCGATATATCCATTAGTAATTAAATTACCCATCAATTCTTCATATTTGAATTTTGATAGATAATTACCTATATCTAACTTTTTGAATATTTCAGTCAAAGTCCAAGATTGGATTTCTATTTTGAATTGTTTTTTAGACAAAAGTTGAGATTTAAGTTCTTCTATCGAGTCGTTATCTTTATTTTCTATATGCTCCTTTCGCTCTAGAAAGCTAAAATCCTTGTTGACTATATTTTGTAATGAACTAAAATCTGAATTACCATTTATTTTAGCGTATTCATACAATCCATCGTAAGAATTTCTTCTAAGTTTTCGATAAGTAAAGCTATCTTGTTCTATTAGAACTAATAGATTGTCATCCTGATATAAATGATTAAACCTAAACCATTCATTGTTTATTTGAATTTCTATCGCTTCTGTTTGTTCATATATGTTACTTATGTAAATATTTTTTAATTCTTCATATTCATTCACT is drawn from Nonlabens dokdonensis DSW-6 and contains these coding sequences:
- a CDS encoding helix-turn-helix domain-containing protein — its product is MSEIAISRQGTQNAINLVIDSMAQLFSERVSEKLKETGFFPVQEIEVKAESDPNEDELLKVQDVMDILKVKKGAIYDWRKKGILVPDSYVGRSPRYKRSTINDYVNTKTPMI
- a CDS encoding helix-turn-helix transcriptional regulator, yielding MSTQDQEPIEISQSQRIAFQKAFGKRLAELRKASGLSQLDLASLINVEKTSISRIENGRVNFTFYTATRLALALNVELSSLFSFSLK
- a CDS encoding YobI family P-loop NTPase; amino-acid sequence: MSNKSDSSKQKNVLDKPIWSLTPKVLKESKKLKKITPYLVSLKKGIDEPDVKNIALTGDYGSGKSTILLTFEEQNPQFNYLNISLASFKDDEREIVHDDYPETHDFDNTDRLIELSILQQIIYQAPPSEIPDSRFQRIVGLSNTDLVWFAIGSVLWLISTAILLKFDGIDKVNPDNWTFKLNDFDLPSFLALPIFLLGIGFFMFRLGRVLSNSKISKVNIKGEVELGKDLSKSILNKHLDEILYFFEQTKYDIVIIQDVDRFKTTQIFTKLREINLLINKSSSIRNQNRKIVFIYAIRDEMFETSERVKFFDYIVPVIPFINPSNAKDQFYNLLKAEKLESELKKEFIDDVVTYIDDIDMRLLTNVFQEFSIYQIQMGSGIHFENLFALILYKNLHPNDFTLLPRRKGNLYHFLNSKKSYVKQLIEEVNKEIKELEFQIQSIESERVNEYEELKNIYISNIYEQTEAIEIQINNEWFRFNHLYQDDNLLVLIEQDSFTYRKLRRNSYDGLYEYAKINGNSDFSSLQNIVNKDFSFLERKEHIENKDNDSIEELKSQLLSKKQFKIEIQSWTLTEIFKKLDIGNYLSKFKYEELMGNLITNGYIDENYNEYITLFHEAKLTLTDKNYIKKIKSGQMSNYDYFLSDPSEVIKEIPHRYFSRKEILNYHILGYSLMWSDEFEDKKNTLIQQLCSVKSGTKEERDIFKFVDGYIQFYTNPNEESKARTSGSIPELVQILSTFTGVLWNPLLSNNTTAQQQIDEYIKLVVQHSEPTDFSNNKENKRFKSYLAENSKVINLFSKQDQAQKLAVLIQLLGIKFSKLIEKNERNVSLYDYIYENCHYVISATNIREILVAYNSELEPNDINLLDKANYTTILKSDCKFLKEYVEKNINMYVESVLLRITENKEESEISILRLLNNSNIKIDNKAKIISKQKAKINNIKDIEDLSISKILMKNEKVSDSWQNIIEIYLKLNEEIDEELIEYLNRESVFTSLKGKKIDDGLISIEDKKLKSFSMSLIKCNKLNEIPYSIYMELLPLAYRRWKNIDISDLDEEKVKFLIINNNLSLTEENLTSIEDSFQGLDNLFLEHNNSEILLSLSKEELTLDNAQVDRLILSESVDDLMKEQLIKKYNRERVTESDTISIALGKITNKFNRDDLTYDELSSVFYKTQIKPSEKVNILNNHFQKLSNSEIQHLLSSISLRHNNIFEPTKRQKFTNTAPLLSLAKKLKEAKLIKNYHLQKDDTLIRFYPTS